The DNA region CTGTCTCGGTTTTCCCGGGGTCTTACCGGTCCTAAATGATAATGCGGTGAAATTGGCGCTCAAGGCTGCCTTGGCTCTCAATTGCCAAATCCAAAATGTTTCAACCTTTGCCCGCAAGCATTATTTCTATCCCGATTTGCCCAAAGGTTATCAGATAACCCAATACGAAAGGCCTCTGGCGGTCAATGGTTTTTTGGAGATAAAGAATAAGAAGATAAGAATCCGAAGGCTCCATCTGGAGGAAGATGCCGGAAAATTAATTCATACCCCAAATTTCACCCTCATTGACTTCAATCGGTGTGGTATACCTTTGATTGAAGTTGTTACCGAGCCCGACCTTTCTAATGCCGAGGAGACTGTTGAATTCCTTTCCGAATTGCGGAGCATTTTGAGATACCTCAATGTTTCTTCGGGGGATATGGAAAAGGGGCATTTAAGATGCGAGCCGAATATCTCCTTAAAGGTTAATGGTGTCTGGGGGAAGAGGAGGGAGATAAAGAATTTGAATTCCTTAAAGAGTGTGCGGGATGCCTTAAATTATGAGTTTATCACTCAGAAGAAAATTTTAGAGGCCGGCAGGAAGATTGAGCAAGAGACCTTGCTCTGGGACGAAATGGAAAAGGTGACGAAACCGATGCGGAGCAAGGAAGAAGCCGAAGATTACCGTTACTTTCCCGAACCCGACTTACCTCCCTTGGTGATTAAAGAGGAGGAGGTGTGGGAGATGAAAAAGGGGCTTCCCGAATTGCCAGCCGAAAAAAGAAAGAGGTTTGTCGCCAATTATCATCTCTCGGAGAAGGAGGCGGAGATTTTGGTTCGGGAGAGGGAGATGGCAGATTATTTTGAAGAGGTGATTGTTGCCGGAAAGGATTCTTCGCCACCGTTCTTCCGTTTAGCCGCTTCCTGGTTGATTAACGAAGTGGCGCGGGTTATTAACGAGAGAAATATCACCGTCAATCAATTTGAGATTTCCCCCCAAGACCTCGCCCAACTTCTTATCCTTCTCCGGGAGGGGAGGATAACGCAAAGGGTGGCAAAGGATGTCTTTTTCCGGATGGTGAGGGAGAGGAAGAAGGCTCAGGAGATTATTAAAGAGGAAGGTTTGGAAAAGGCAGAAGACCTTTCCCAATTGGAATTGGTGGTAAAGGAGGTTCTAAGAGAAAACCCGGATGTGGTGGCCAGTTATAAAAGAGGGAAGGAGACAGTTCTGATGTTCCTTTTGGGTCAAGTGATGAAAAAGACCAGAGGGCGCTTTCCGCCGGAAAAAATTAGGGAAAAGATTTTAGAAAATATAAGATGAGAGAGAGGACCGATTTCTCGCTTCTTCTCTTTCTTCTTCCCCTTTTTTCTTTTGGGGCAATAATTAAAGGTTTCGTTTGGGAAAAGGGGACAAGAGAGCCTTTGATTGGTTGTAATGTCTATTTGGAAGGAACGGGTTTGGGAAGTGCTACCAATAAAGAAGGTTATTACATCATCTCCGGGATTAAAGAAGGGGGATACAAAATCGTTTTCAGTTATGTTGGTTATCAGGAGATAAAAAAAGAGATTTACTTAAAGAGGGATACCATTCTCACCCTCAATGTGGAGATGGAAAAGGAGATTATCAGTTTACCGCCGGTGAAGGTCTCAGCGAGGAAGAGTGAATTTCAAGAAGAGGTGAAAGGGAGCGTGATTAAGATCTCCCCACCCCAATGGCAATCCTTTCCCCATTTTTTAGAAACCGATCTCATCCGTTCTCTCCAATCCTTGCCCGGAGTGATTATGGCTAATGACTTCTCGGCAGCGCTCTATGTGCGGGGTGGGGCAGCCGATCAGAATTTAATCCTCTTAGATGGAGTGAATATCTATAACCCTTTCCATCTCGGTGGTCTCTTTTCGGTATTTGACTTATCCGCCTTAAAAGGGGCGGAATTTTTTACCGGTGGCTTTCCGGTGGAATACGGAGGGAGGCTCTCCTCAGTTTTGGATGTTGATGTGCGGGAAGGAAATAAGGAACGTTTAGGAGGAAATTTAGGGGTTTCGCTCCTTTCAGCGAAAGTTTTAACCGAAGGACCACTTATCGGGAAAAAGGGGAAGAGTTCTTTCCTTTTTTCTCTCCGCCGTACCTACTTTGATAAAATCCTGCCAATTTTTAATATCAATTTCCCCTACCATTTTTATGATGGTCATCTGAAGACCAATTTTGAGATTTCTCCGCAGAGCAAAATTTTCTTCTCCGGGTTCTTTAATTCCGATGTGTTTGATTTTGGTTTTCGGAAGACCCGGATCTATTTTGATTGGGGGAATAAGACGGGAAGTGTCCTTTTCCGGCATCTCTTCACCCCCCAACTCTTTACTAAGACCTATCTCACCCTCAGTCGCTACTTCTATGATATTGACTTAGCAGAAGGTTTAGTCTGGGCAAAAGATTGGATTAACGAAATCTCTCTGAAAAGTGAAGGGGTTTACTATTTAGGAGGGAATCGGGATTTGAAGTTCGGCTTGGAGGGAAAGATAAATCAATTCACATATGATGCCAATATCCAGGGTTTCCGTTTTGACATCAAGGGGATGCCCAGTTATTTCAGTCTTTATCTGGCTAATAAATGGAAGGCGGATAAGTTGCTTTTGGAATCGGGTTTGCGATTTGACAATTCCTTTGTCTCTTATAAGGGGAGGCGGGTCTATTCCGAATTAAATCCCCGGATTGGGATTAAGTACTTTATTCGGGATGATTGGGCGGGAAAGGTCTTATGGGGGAGATATGCCCAGTTTGTGAGCGCCCTCCTTCCGGAATTTCAGCCGGTCCCTTTTCTTTATGTCTGGGTGCCAACCTTTGGTCCCTATCAACCGCAGATCGCCACCCACCTCATTTTGGGGTTGGAGAAGTGGTTTTCGGACGAGGTCTTCTTGGCGATTGAAGGTTATTATAAAAATTACCCAAGGCTTTATGAGATGAACGCCAGGTTAGACCCCCTCTTGATTGAGGAGACAATCTTAGAAGAGGGAAAGGGGAGAAGTTTAGGTTTTGATCTCCTTCTGCGAAAAGACTGGGGAAGGTTAGCGGGTTGGGCAGCTTATTCCTACGGTTGGGTGAAGGTTAAATTCGGCGGCAAGGAATATTTTCCTTTTTACGACCGGCGACATAATTTCAATCTGATTGCTACTTATTCTCTTTTCCCTTCGGTCAAATTTTCCGGGCGGCTCGCCTTTTATTCCGGCAATCCTTACACCCAACCGGTCGGTCGTTATCGCTATTGGTATTGGCGTTATCGTTATGAGAAGTGGGATTTTTTCTGGTCCGAAATTCCCGGAGAGAAGAATAAGGCGAGATATCCCTCTTACTTTCGGACGGATTTTGGGCTGGAGAAGGAGTTTTTCATCAAGGAGACGAAACTTACCGTCCGCTTTGAGGTGATAAATCTTTTCAATTATAAAAACCTCCTCTTTTACTACTACGATTACGAAAAGGACCCACCGGTGAGAAAAGGTTTCTATATGTTACCAATCTTTCCCTCTTTGAGTGTGGAATGGCAATTTTGAAGAGGGCAAGAAAAAGATTTTTTCTCCTCTTCCTTCTCCTTTTCGGGTGTGGGAAAGAGGAGGTAAAAAAAGAAAATATCATATTTGCCTATTGCCTCTTAAATCCCCGTTTCCAAAACCAAGTCGTGATTGTTGACAGTCTTTACAGTTTTCAGGAAGAGGTGAAAGATACTGCGGGCATTTCCGGGGCGAAGGTCTTTATCTTTGAGGTGGAGAGCGGAGAGACGATTGCCTTTAAGGAGAGAGAGAAGGGTGTTTATCAAGATACGATGGACAAAAATTGGGTTAAGCCTCTATTTACCTATGAACTATTCGTCGCTTTTCGTTCCGATACCCTCCGGGGTCGGACGAAAATTCCGGATACCTTTAAGATCGTCTTTCCTAAGAATTTTGACACCATCCCTTTTTCCGAGGTGGGATCCGTAATTTGGCGAAGGAGTAACGGAAGAAAGGTCTATTTTTTGGCGGTGATCCATCCGGATACCTTGAAACCTTTAATTCCCATTGTCACGGAAGATACCACAGTTGATTTGAGTTCCTTCCGCAACTTCTATTTTGACACCACCGCCAATTATGTGATAAAGGTTTGTGCCTGGGATGAAAATCGCTATCGTTATCTGGTGATGAAAAATTACGAGCCGGATACATTAGGGGAAGGTTTGGGACATTTCGCTTCCCAAACTGAGGATACCGTCGTGGTTCATATCCGCCACTAATTGATGGGGAGGCGATTCACCTCCCAAAAAGGGATTTAATCCGGATTTGGATTAAACCCCTGATTAGGTTTGGGATTAGAGTTTTTATTAGGCCCTCTATTAGAGCCCGGGTTAGGTCTCTGATGAGCCCCCCAATTATCCTTTCCATTAGACTATCTATTATCCTTCTCATTAAACCCTATATTAAACTTTCTATTAAGTTCAAAATTATGCCTTTTCTTAGCCCTTATATTAAACCTTCTATTAAATCCCCGATACCATCCCCTGTATGCTTCACCCCTTTTTATAAAGATAAACCCCTCCTATTCAATAAAAGTCTTATAATCTAACTCTGTTCTTAGTTAAGCCTACTTACCCGATAACACCTCCTTAATCTCTCTTCTCATTTTAAGGATTATGCCTTTCTTCATAGTCCTCTATAATAAAAACGGAAATACCCCCCAATTTCTGACATAAAATTTCCCCTTTTTATAAGTCTTTAACTTATAATAACTTACTTTTGAAAGGGAGACCGACCAATTTCCTCTAAATTATTTTTAAGGAAAACCGATCGGTTGACAGACCACTTTTTTGAAGTATAATAAATGATAAATTGGCTAACTGGGAAGAAAAGAATTTAGTGAAGTTGTCGGTCCCCTTAAAGGGGATAAACCCAGTTTTAATTCTGGGGATTGCCGATTCTAATCTTTCTTTTATTAGTAAATTCTTCTCCTCCCAAATAATTGTCCGTAATGACCGGGTAAGGATAAGAGGACCTCAGAGAGAGGCGGAGCAGGTGAGGAATCTCTTTCTCAATCTTATAAAGAGATTACGTAAGGGGGAGACTTTGAATCTCCAAATTATTAAAGAGGAGATAGAAATGGTGAAGAGTCAATCGGAAACTGCCTTAGAGGTAAAAGAAGGGTTAGGAATTACCACTCCGAAAAAGGTCATTTACCCTAAAACCGAACATCAGAGGGAATATCTCTTGGCGATTGACGAGTATGAGATTGTCATCGCCATTGGTCCGGCCGGAACCGGCAAGACTTACTTGGCGGTGGCGAAGGCGATCTCTAACCTCCTTTCGGGAAAGGTGGAAAGGATTATCCTTACCCGCCCAGCGGTGGAGGCGGGAGAGTCTTTAGGTTTTCTCCCCGGTGATTTCCGGGAGAAGGTCTCCCCTTACCTCCGGCCCCTCTACGATGCCCTCTTTGATATGTTACCAATGGAGAAGGTAAAAAGGTTGATTGATGAGGAGATCATTGAAGTAGCACCCTTAGCCTATATGAGAGGGAGGACCCTCTCTGATGCCTTCATCATCTTAGACGAAGGTCAGAATACCACCCAAACCCAGATGAAGATGTTTTTAACCCGTTTGGGATATAATTCTAAGGCGATTGTTACGGGTGATATCACGCAGATTGATCTGCAAGGGAAGACCCTCTCCGGCCTGGTTGATGCCCGAAACCGGTTGAGTAAGGTTTCCGGGGTGAAGATTGTCTATTTTGACCAGACCGATGTCACCCGCCCGCCCATCGTCTCCCGCATCATTAGGGCTTATGAAGATTAACTTCTTTTGGGAAGGAGGGGAGAAGAAAACTCCTCTCTTAAAGGGAGGGGAAGTTAGAAAAATAGTGAGAAAGGTGGTGAGAGATCTCGGGATAAGAGGGAAGGAGTTGAATATTATCTTCTGCTCTTCCCCATATATCAAGGATCTGGCGCGAAGGTATTTGCAAAAGGATTACGAACCAGCCTGCCTTACCTTCCCTTTTCGGGAGAAAGGGTTTTTGGGTGAGATCTATATAAATTATCACTCCCTTCCTCACTTTCCCATCGCTCATTTATTAGAACATGCCTTGAAGCATTTCCTTCGGGAATAATCCAAAATGCCATTGGGAATTATCTTCCGGATAATCTTCATCGTCATCTTCTTAATTCTCTCCTTCATCTTCTCCGGCTACGAGACCGCTTTTTTTACCCTCCGGCCCGCCGATATTGAGCGGCTCCGGGCGAAGAAGAGAGATTGGGTGAAGGGTTTAAAAAAGAGCGAGACGGAACTTCTGGGAACGATTCTCATCGCCAATCTTTTAGCCAATATTTTAGCCTCCTCTCTCATCTCCTCCCTCTCCCTCAATTTTTTTTCTCTCTTCCCCCATCGGGAATTCTCTCTCTTCCTCCTTTCCCTACTCACCGCCATCTTCATCTTCCTCTTTTGCGAGGCGACACCTAAGATTTATTCCTTTGCCAATCGGGATTGGTTCTTACGTCTCTCGCCTCTGCTCATCTTCTTGAAGAGAATTTTCTCCCCCATCTTCTTCCTCTTTTCCCAAAAGATTGACGATTTAGTAAAGAGGAAGAGAAGGGGGGATTTTCCTACTACTCAGGAGTTGGCGGATTTAATCCAGGTGGCGGAGAAGGAAGGAATTTTGGATAGCGAGGAGAAGGATATCCTCTTAGCCTTAAAGGATATGGAGAAGATGACCTTAAAATCCTTTTTGACGCCCAAGAGGAAAATCTTCGCCTTGGATTGTCAGACTAAGATTGGGGAGGCGATTAAAATCGCCAAGACGATTCCCTACTCCCGGATCCCTTTATATCAGGAGAAAATAGAGAATATCGTGGGTATTCTCTATGTGAAAGACTTAGTAGTTGAACACCTCTCTCCGGAAAGAAGGGAAGATTTACCGGTAAAGGAGATTATGCGCCCGGTCTCCTTTTTGCCCGAAGGGCAAAATGCCTTGGAGGGGCTTGAGATATTGCGAAAGAAAGGAACCCATTTAGCAGTGGTTGTTGATGAGTTTGGTGAGATTTCCGGCATTATCACCTTAGAGGATATCTTGGAAGGGCTCTTTGGC from candidate division WOR-3 bacterium includes:
- a CDS encoding TonB-dependent receptor, which translates into the protein MRERTDFSLLLFLLPLFSFGAIIKGFVWEKGTREPLIGCNVYLEGTGLGSATNKEGYYIISGIKEGGYKIVFSYVGYQEIKKEIYLKRDTILTLNVEMEKEIISLPPVKVSARKSEFQEEVKGSVIKISPPQWQSFPHFLETDLIRSLQSLPGVIMANDFSAALYVRGGAADQNLILLDGVNIYNPFHLGGLFSVFDLSALKGAEFFTGGFPVEYGGRLSSVLDVDVREGNKERLGGNLGVSLLSAKVLTEGPLIGKKGKSSFLFSLRRTYFDKILPIFNINFPYHFYDGHLKTNFEISPQSKIFFSGFFNSDVFDFGFRKTRIYFDWGNKTGSVLFRHLFTPQLFTKTYLTLSRYFYDIDLAEGLVWAKDWINEISLKSEGVYYLGGNRDLKFGLEGKINQFTYDANIQGFRFDIKGMPSYFSLYLANKWKADKLLLESGLRFDNSFVSYKGRRVYSELNPRIGIKYFIRDDWAGKVLWGRYAQFVSALLPEFQPVPFLYVWVPTFGPYQPQIATHLILGLEKWFSDEVFLAIEGYYKNYPRLYEMNARLDPLLIEETILEEGKGRSLGFDLLLRKDWGRLAGWAAYSYGWVKVKFGGKEYFPFYDRRHNFNLIATYSLFPSVKFSGRLAFYSGNPYTQPVGRYRYWYWRYRYEKWDFFWSEIPGEKNKARYPSYFRTDFGLEKEFFIKETKLTVRFEVINLFNYKNLLFYYYDYEKDPPVRKGFYMLPIFPSLSVEWQF
- a CDS encoding PhoH family protein; amino-acid sequence: MKLSVPLKGINPVLILGIADSNLSFISKFFSSQIIVRNDRVRIRGPQREAEQVRNLFLNLIKRLRKGETLNLQIIKEEIEMVKSQSETALEVKEGLGITTPKKVIYPKTEHQREYLLAIDEYEIVIAIGPAGTGKTYLAVAKAISNLLSGKVERIILTRPAVEAGESLGFLPGDFREKVSPYLRPLYDALFDMLPMEKVKRLIDEEIIEVAPLAYMRGRTLSDAFIILDEGQNTTQTQMKMFLTRLGYNSKAIVTGDITQIDLQGKTLSGLVDARNRLSKVSGVKIVYFDQTDVTRPPIVSRIIRAYED
- a CDS encoding hemolysin family protein; amino-acid sequence: MPLGIIFRIIFIVIFLILSFIFSGYETAFFTLRPADIERLRAKKRDWVKGLKKSETELLGTILIANLLANILASSLISSLSLNFFSLFPHREFSLFLLSLLTAIFIFLFCEATPKIYSFANRDWFLRLSPLLIFLKRIFSPIFFLFSQKIDDLVKRKRRGDFPTTQELADLIQVAEKEGILDSEEKDILLALKDMEKMTLKSFLTPKRKIFALDCQTKIGEAIKIAKTIPYSRIPLYQEKIENIVGILYVKDLVVEHLSPERREDLPVKEIMRPVSFLPEGQNALEGLEILRKKGTHLAVVVDEFGEISGIITLEDILEGLFGEIRDEYDLSEEETFRQIDERTYLVLGEIDMKTLNRLLADAFAEVSEERLSGFIARSLKRLPEKGDSFIYRNIQIEVLEVIDKRVEKVLLRIL
- a CDS encoding rRNA maturation RNAse YbeY; protein product: MKINFFWEGGEKKTPLLKGGEVRKIVRKVVRDLGIRGKELNIIFCSSPYIKDLARRYLQKDYEPACLTFPFREKGFLGEIYINYHSLPHFPIAHLLEHALKHFLRE
- the gatB gene encoding Asp-tRNA(Asn)/Glu-tRNA(Gln) amidotransferase subunit GatB gives rise to the protein MEYEVVIGLEVHIQLQTKTKLFCSCPAEFGEKPNTNICPVCLGFPGVLPVLNDNAVKLALKAALALNCQIQNVSTFARKHYFYPDLPKGYQITQYERPLAVNGFLEIKNKKIRIRRLHLEEDAGKLIHTPNFTLIDFNRCGIPLIEVVTEPDLSNAEETVEFLSELRSILRYLNVSSGDMEKGHLRCEPNISLKVNGVWGKRREIKNLNSLKSVRDALNYEFITQKKILEAGRKIEQETLLWDEMEKVTKPMRSKEEAEDYRYFPEPDLPPLVIKEEEVWEMKKGLPELPAEKRKRFVANYHLSEKEAEILVREREMADYFEEVIVAGKDSSPPFFRLAASWLINEVARVINERNITVNQFEISPQDLAQLLILLREGRITQRVAKDVFFRMVRERKKAQEIIKEEGLEKAEDLSQLELVVKEVLRENPDVVASYKRGKETVLMFLLGQVMKKTRGRFPPEKIREKILENIR